The stretch of DNA GAAGAATGCGTAAAAGCTTCTTCCAATAATTTTGGGTTATTAAATTTAATTTTATATTTATCATTTAATTGATTAATAAATTTTGTACTAACCATCTTTTCAACCCCCTTTATCCCTTGATTATACCAGTTTTTATAAGACAAAATGCAAAAGAAAGCCATTACACATAATAAGTTATTCTTAAAATAAAAAATCACCTAGTTAAATTTAACTAAGTGATTTTTATTTACTGCATTAATTTAATATAGATTATTTAGCATAACCAATCTTAAACCAATCGTGATGATCATAATGATAATTATCAGATGGCTTATCTGAAAAGCCGGTAATCTTATCATTAACAGCATCAATTTGATATGAATTATAAGTTGGAACAACATAGGCTTCTTCATTCATGTACTTTTGCCATTCGTGGAACTTCTGTACCCGATACTTATGGTTGAAGGCCTTTTGTGAATCCATCTCGTCCAGCAACTTATTATTTTCTGGCGTCACAAATCTAGAATAGTTGGACATGGTCCCTTCACCATACATTTGTTGCTGTGAAGGCTCATCAGGCAAGCCCCAACCAGCAATAAAGATATCGATACTTGGATCATCATGCTGAATCTTATCATAGAAGGAATTAAATTCTGTCAGTCGACCGCCAACTAGTTTAACGTTCAGACCAATCTTATTCCATTGCTGAATATAATTTTGCATAACTGGTTCTTGAATTGGGTTTCCTGACATAGCCAAGAGATGAATCGTTAATGGCTTACCATTAGGTTGCACACGCCACTTACCTTTCTTCTTATAGTTTGCTTGGTCCAAAAGTTGGTTGGCTTTTTTAAGATTATAGGTATAGCCTTTAGCACTCTTATCAAAGTAATCGCCAAATTGTGCTGGAATTAGAGTTGGCACTTGGAAACTTAAGCCATCAGTATAGTGCTTATAAACTGCATCGGTATTCATGGCATAAGCCATTGCTTGCCGCAAAGATTTATTATTCATCTTTGCCTTTGGATTCATAACATTTTTAGCTTTCTTGGCATCCCATTTACCAACTTTAAATGCTAAATAATAGTATGATAGTGGAATTTTAGCAATAAAGTTAACGCCCTTAGTATCTTTAACCTGCTTCCATTGATTGTTAACCACACGCGCAATATCAAATTTATGACTCTTAATTGCTTGTGAAGCAGAATTTGTGGAAACAACTTGATAAATAACCCTATCTAATTTTGGTTTACCACGCCAATAATATTTATTTGGTACCCAAGTAACCGACTGACCACGGACAATTTTTTGTACTTTATAAGGACCAAAGAACATTGGATTCTTTCTAATTTGGTCAGATGACTCGATTTTCTTAAAAGGCACATTCTTTAAATAATGATATGGTGCAGCAGCTTCCCATAGATAACCGTTACCAGTATAGAGCATCCCCGGCTTTAGCTCAGCACAATGAATCACAACTGTTCGGCCATCTTCACCATCTGGCATTTCAATTCCTGAAATTGTCTTGGCTTTACCTGCATGATATGCTGCCATACCCTTAATAATATTAAGTTGTCGAGTATACCGTTGTGACTGTGTGGCTTTATTAGCAATTATTTCATAAGCGTATTCAATATCTTTTGCAGTTACCTGCTTACCATCAGACCACTTAACTCCTTTTTTAATCGTAATCGTCGCGGTTTTGGTTTTATGATTTAATCGTAAAGTTGCTGGTCCTTTATCATTAATCTTATAGTTATTATCGACATAAAATAAACCTTCTTGACCTGGAGAATAAATATCCGCATCAGTCTGATCCATCTGTAATTCTTCACTAAAGACACCCGTAAAGGGGGTATCTGTTTCTTCGGCAACTTTAATTGTACCACCCTGCTTAACGGCTTTAGCAGGTGTTTCTACTGGGAACCTACTAGCAGTCTTAGCATCATTACTATTATTACTTTTACCACAAGCTACTAAGGTTAAAGCAGCTGCTGTAACTACGCCAACAGAACTCAAAAATTTAATTTTTTTCATAAATAAGTTAACCCTCTTTTTTTAACATAATTGGTAATTTGTTAATGATTAAATCATAACATTAAAAGTTAAAAAATCAATAATTTTATTCATATTATTCTCATAATATATTTATAAAAGCAAAAAATCCTAAGAACTTAATCTTAGGATTTTGGTTAACTAGATTTAACTTACTTAGCGTAGGCAACTTTATACCATAGAGGATAACCGTTATTATCTTGTGATGGTTTATTAGAGTAACCCGTAATCTTGTTATTAATCGCATTAATTGAATAATAGTTGTATGTAGGTACTACATAAGCTTCATCATTCATGTACTTTTGCCATTCGTGGAACTTCTGTACCCGATACTTATGGTTGAAGGCTTTTTGCGAATCCATCTCGTCCAGCAACTTATTATTTTCTGGCGTCACAAATCTGGAATAGTTGGACATAGTACCTTCACTATAAAGTTGTTGTTGTGATGGTTCAGAGGACATTGTCCAACCAGCCATGAACATATCAACTCCAGGAGCATCATGTTGTACCTTATCATAGAAGGAATTAAATTCTGTCAGTCGACCGCCAACTAGTTTAACGTTCAGGCCAATCTTATTCCATTGCTGAATATAATTTTGCATAATTGGTCCTTGTGTTGCCTTACCAGACATTGCCAAGAAATGAATTGTTAATGGCTTACCATTAGGTTGCACACGCCACTTACCTTTCTTCTTATAGCCAGCCTTATCCAAAATTTGATTGGCCTTTTTAAGATTATAGGTATAGCCTTTAACACTTTTATCAAAATAATCGCCAAATTGTGCCGGAATTAAAGTTGGCACTTGGAAACTCAAGCCATGCGTATAATGCTTATAAACAGCATCGGTATTCATGGCATAAGCCATTGCCTGCCGCAAAGATTTATTATTCATCTTTGCCTTTGGATCCATAACATTTTTAGCTTTCTTGGCATCCCATTTACCAACCTTAAAGGCTAAGTAATAGTATGCTAGCGGAATTTTAGCAACGAAGTTAACACCCTTTGTGTCTTTAACTTGATTCCATTGGTCGTTAACAACTTCGGCAACATCAAACTTGTGACTTTTAATTGATTGTGAAACTGAAGTAGGTGCTACCACTTGGTAAATAATCTTATCTAGTTTTGGTTTACCACGCCAATAATATTTATTAGGTACCCAAGTAACTGATTGACCTCTAACTAATTTACCTAATTTAAATGGGCCAAAGAAGATTGGATGTTTACGAATTCGGTCAGATGATTGTAACTTCTTAAATGGAATATTCTTTAAGTAATGATATGGAGCCGCATCTTCCCATAGATAACCGTTACCACTGTTAGTCATACCCGGCTTCAACTCAGTACAATGAATTACAGCTACACGGCCATTTTCACCATCGGGCATCTCAATCCCTGAAATAGTCTTGGCCTTGCCCTCGTGATATTCTTTCATACCTTTAATAATATTAAATTGACTAGAATATCTTTGTGATTGTGTATCCTTATTAGCAATTATTTCATAGGCGTATTCAATATCTTTAGCAGTTACTTGCTTACCATCAGACCATTTAACACCCTTCTTAACCGTAATTGTTGCAGTGTTAGCCTTACGATCTAACTTCAAAGTTGCTGCACCTTTATCATTAATCTTATAATGATCGTCAGTATCAAACAGCCATTCATCACCTGGGCTCATGATATCAGTATCAATTTGACTCATTGATAGTTCTGGACTAAAAACACCTGGAAATGGTGTATCAGTTGCTTCAGCAATTTTTAATGTACCGCCTTGTTTAGCAGTTTTAACTGGTGTTGCTTCAGGGAACTTGCTAGCAGTTTTTGCATTTTCATTACTGTCATTATTACTCTTCCCACAAGCTACTAAAGTTAAAGCAGCTGCAGTTACTACTCCAATGGAGCTTAAAAATCTAGTTTTTTTCATAAACAAGCTACACTTTCCTAATATATTGAAACAAGTTATCAAATAAATATTACCATGATTTATTAAAAAATCAATATAATAATGAATAATCAAACGCAATAAAGTATAAGAAAATACTTTTAAATATTTAACTTAAAAATTATTCAAAATAAAAAATCCTAAGATTTTACTCTTAGAATTCTTGAAAATTATGTTTAATTACTTAATAAAACCAACTTGACCCCATAATTGGTGTCCGTTGCTATTTTGCGAAGGCTTTAATGAATAACCGGTAATTTTATCATTGATTGCATAAATCGTGTATGAATTATCAGTAGGGATACTGAACGCTTGATCATTCATATACTCTTGCCATTCATGGAATTTCTGGACACGATACTTATGATTAAATGACTTGGTTGAGTCAATTTCAGATAATAATTTGTTATTTTCTGGTGTAACAAATCGTGAATAATTCATGGGTGAAGTTTCACCATACAGATTATTAGGTGATGGCTCACTAGCTAAACCCCAACCAGCTTCAAACATATCAACACTTGGATCATCATGTTGCAGCTTATCTTCAAAAGAATTGAACTCAGTTGACCGACCGCCAAGCAATTTAACATTCAGACCAATCTTATGCCATTGTTGAATATAATTCTGCTGAACTGGTTCTTTAGCAGAATCACCCTGTCTAGTCATGTAATTGATAACTAGTGGCTTACCATTAGGTTGCACACGCCACTTGCCTTTCTTCTTATAGCCAGCCTTATCTAAAATTTCATTAGCTTTCTTTAAGTTATAAGAATAGCTTTTGGCATTTTTATCAAAGTAATCGCCAAATTGTTCAGGAATTAGAGTTGGTACACGGAAACTCAAGCCCTCAGTATAACGCTTATCAACAGCATCAACGTTCATTGCGTAACCAATTGCTTGCCGCAAAGCCTTATTATTCATCTCGGCCTTCGGATCCATCACGTTCTTGTCCTTTTTGGCATCCCACTTACCGACCTTAAAGCCAAGATAATTGTATTGAAGTGGAATTTGGGCAACAAAATTTACGTCCTTGGTATCTTTAACCTGGTCCCATTGAGTATTGATTGCATTAACGACATCAAACTTATGATCCTTAATCGATTGTGAAGTCGAATTAAACGAAAGAACTGAAATCACAATTTTATCTAGCTTTGGTGTGCCACGCCAATAATACTTGTTAGGCACCCAAGTTGCTGATTCGCCGCGGACTAACTTAGCCAATTTAAACGGGCCAAAATATAGTGGGTGCTTTCTAATCTTATCTGAAGATTGCAATTTATCAAATGGTACATCCTTGAGATAATGATATGGTGCTGCAGTTTCCCAGAAGTAGCCGTTACCACTGTTGTACATTCCCGGCTTCATTTGTTTAAAATGCAGCACAATTTGGCGACCATTCTTACCATCTGGCATTTCAATACCAGAAATCGTCTTGGCTTGACCGTTATGATATTCCTTCATGCCTTCAATATCTTCCAATTGGCTGCTGTAACGCTGTGATGCGGTCTTCTTGTTAGCTAAAATTTCATAGGAATATTCTAAATCCTTAGCAGTTACCTGCTTGCCATCAGACCACTTAACACCCTTTTTAACCGTAATTGTTGCCGTTTTATCTTGAACATTCAGCTTTAAGGTTGCGGCACCTTTATCATTAATCTTGAAATTATCATCTGTATCAAACAAAGCTTCTTCACCAGGTTCAGCAACCTGAGCATCAGTTTGAACAGTATACAATTCATCCGAAAAAATTCCGGTAAAAGGAGTATCACTTCTAACAGCAACTTTTAGAGTGCCACCTTGTTTAGCAGCCTTCTTAGGTACTGATTCAGAAAACTTACTGGCCGTATTTGCATTTTGATTGCTGCTGCCATTATTACTTTTACCACAAGCTACTAAGGTTAATGCAGCTGCTGTAACAACTCCAATTGAACTAAGTATTTTGGACTTTTTCATAAAATAATTACTCCTAACCATTCTATTCTATATCTACGTGTAATTGGAATAGGTTAATACATAGATTTTAGCATATCTAAATAGCTTTTCGGATTATTTTATCGTACTTTAATTTTAATATTATATTTATTTCATATCTCGCTTAGAATTTTAGTCCAGAAAAAAAGCTTTACTTTAAAAGTAAAGCTTTTGCTTAGCCTAATTTTCTCGTTGTCTTGCATCCCCAGCACGTTGTAATGCCCGACCAACATAGTTAACACTCAATGAAATCATTAACAATAAAACAGTAGCTGGTAACCACAGCCATGGACGACTAACAACGTTAACTGGATCATTTGCAAAACCAATTAAGGTACCTAGCGATGGCGTTGTTGTTGGCAAACCATAACCGATGAATGATAAGGTAGTTTCAACTCCAATATTACCAGCAATTGCTAAAACAACATCAATAATGATCATCGATGTAATATTAGGTAAAACTTCTCTAAACATGATCTTCAAATCGGACGATCCCGAAGTTTTAGAAGCCAAAACATAGTCACGTTCACGCTGAGATAAAACAAAGGCACGGAAATAACGTGCCGTTGCTGGCCACGCAAACATTGAGATAATCCAAACTAAACTAACGGCATTATAGTTTGGAATAACTGTTACTAAAACAATCATAATTGGCCATTTAGGTAAAACCTGAATAAAGTCAACAATTCTCATGATAATAGAATCGATAAAACCACCATAATAACCTGCCACTAAACCAACTAATAAGCCGATTATTTCCACGACAGCGGTTACCGCAACCCCAATCATAATTGAATTACGACCACCCATCATCAGCAGCTTCAAAATATCACGACCACCGTCGTCAGTACCAAGCAAATGTCCGTTTTGGCCCCAACCATAGTAAGCATCAACAATGTTAATTTCTGTTACTTGTGACTTGTGTAAAAACATCGACCCACCAAAAGTAAACAATAAAATTAAAATAATAATAATTAATGCTACAAAAGCGACCTTATCATGAACAATTTCATGCATTATAATTTTAAATCCAGAAGCTGGAACTGGACGCGAAACGTTTTGGTCTTTTTGTGATTTTTCTTTAGCCATTATCTTCGCTCCTTTCCTACTTAATCCGAATTCTTGGGTCAACAATACTCATGATAATATCTGACAGTAAGTTACCAAGTAAAGTTAAAATCCCAAAGATTAAAATTAATGCTGTTAACGTCGTATAGTCACGTTGTGAAATTGAATCCAAGAATAATTTTCCCATTCCCGGATAACTAAACACTGATTCAACGATCATTGATCCACTAAGCAAACCAGTGATTACCGTACCAAAGTTAGATGCAATTGGTAATAAGGAGTTACGCAAGATATGTTTATTAAAGACAACGTTTTCCGGAACACCCTTACTGTGAGCGGTCCGAACATAATCTTCGACTTTATTATCGACAATCCCTGTTCTTAAATATTGGACGATACTTGTTGTCGTAATAACGGCCATCAAGATCGCAGGTAAAATCATATGATAGAGTTGACTAAATAATGTCCC from Lactobacillus sp. ESL0785 encodes:
- a CDS encoding oligopeptide ABC transporter substrate-binding protein, which translates into the protein MKKIKFLSSVGVVTAAALTLVACGKSNNSNDAKTASRFPVETPAKAVKQGGTIKVAEETDTPFTGVFSEELQMDQTDADIYSPGQEGLFYVDNNYKINDKGPATLRLNHKTKTATITIKKGVKWSDGKQVTAKDIEYAYEIIANKATQSQRYTRQLNIIKGMAAYHAGKAKTISGIEMPDGEDGRTVVIHCAELKPGMLYTGNGYLWEAAAPYHYLKNVPFKKIESSDQIRKNPMFFGPYKVQKIVRGQSVTWVPNKYYWRGKPKLDRVIYQVVSTNSASQAIKSHKFDIARVVNNQWKQVKDTKGVNFIAKIPLSYYYLAFKVGKWDAKKAKNVMNPKAKMNNKSLRQAMAYAMNTDAVYKHYTDGLSFQVPTLIPAQFGDYFDKSAKGYTYNLKKANQLLDQANYKKKGKWRVQPNGKPLTIHLLAMSGNPIQEPVMQNYIQQWNKIGLNVKLVGGRLTEFNSFYDKIQHDDPSIDIFIAGWGLPDEPSQQQMYGEGTMSNYSRFVTPENNKLLDEMDSQKAFNHKYRVQKFHEWQKYMNEEAYVVPTYNSYQIDAVNDKITGFSDKPSDNYHYDHHDWFKIGYAK
- a CDS encoding oligopeptide ABC transporter substrate-binding protein, translating into MKKTRFLSSIGVVTAAALTLVACGKSNNDSNENAKTASKFPEATPVKTAKQGGTLKIAEATDTPFPGVFSPELSMSQIDTDIMSPGDEWLFDTDDHYKINDKGAATLKLDRKANTATITVKKGVKWSDGKQVTAKDIEYAYEIIANKDTQSQRYSSQFNIIKGMKEYHEGKAKTISGIEMPDGENGRVAVIHCTELKPGMTNSGNGYLWEDAAPYHYLKNIPFKKLQSSDRIRKHPIFFGPFKLGKLVRGQSVTWVPNKYYWRGKPKLDKIIYQVVAPTSVSQSIKSHKFDVAEVVNDQWNQVKDTKGVNFVAKIPLAYYYLAFKVGKWDAKKAKNVMDPKAKMNNKSLRQAMAYAMNTDAVYKHYTHGLSFQVPTLIPAQFGDYFDKSVKGYTYNLKKANQILDKAGYKKKGKWRVQPNGKPLTIHFLAMSGKATQGPIMQNYIQQWNKIGLNVKLVGGRLTEFNSFYDKVQHDAPGVDMFMAGWTMSSEPSQQQLYSEGTMSNYSRFVTPENNKLLDEMDSQKAFNHKYRVQKFHEWQKYMNDEAYVVPTYNYYSINAINNKITGYSNKPSQDNNGYPLWYKVAYAK
- a CDS encoding oligopeptide ABC transporter substrate-binding protein, with amino-acid sequence MKKSKILSSIGVVTAAALTLVACGKSNNGSSNQNANTASKFSESVPKKAAKQGGTLKVAVRSDTPFTGIFSDELYTVQTDAQVAEPGEEALFDTDDNFKINDKGAATLKLNVQDKTATITVKKGVKWSDGKQVTAKDLEYSYEILANKKTASQRYSSQLEDIEGMKEYHNGQAKTISGIEMPDGKNGRQIVLHFKQMKPGMYNSGNGYFWETAAPYHYLKDVPFDKLQSSDKIRKHPLYFGPFKLAKLVRGESATWVPNKYYWRGTPKLDKIVISVLSFNSTSQSIKDHKFDVVNAINTQWDQVKDTKDVNFVAQIPLQYNYLGFKVGKWDAKKDKNVMDPKAEMNNKALRQAIGYAMNVDAVDKRYTEGLSFRVPTLIPEQFGDYFDKNAKSYSYNLKKANEILDKAGYKKKGKWRVQPNGKPLVINYMTRQGDSAKEPVQQNYIQQWHKIGLNVKLLGGRSTEFNSFEDKLQHDDPSVDMFEAGWGLASEPSPNNLYGETSPMNYSRFVTPENNKLLSEIDSTKSFNHKYRVQKFHEWQEYMNDQAFSIPTDNSYTIYAINDKITGYSLKPSQNSNGHQLWGQVGFIK
- a CDS encoding ABC transporter permease is translated as MAKEKSQKDQNVSRPVPASGFKIIMHEIVHDKVAFVALIIIILILLFTFGGSMFLHKSQVTEINIVDAYYGWGQNGHLLGTDDGGRDILKLLMMGGRNSIMIGVAVTAVVEIIGLLVGLVAGYYGGFIDSIIMRIVDFIQVLPKWPIMIVLVTVIPNYNAVSLVWIISMFAWPATARYFRAFVLSQRERDYVLASKTSGSSDLKIMFREVLPNITSMIIIDVVLAIAGNIGVETTLSFIGYGLPTTTPSLGTLIGFANDPVNVVSRPWLWLPATVLLLMISLSVNYVGRALQRAGDARQREN